One Solanum lycopersicum chromosome 2, SLM_r2.1 genomic region harbors:
- the LOC101259140 gene encoding uncharacterized protein — MSLAELTVRSVLTLEFVESSQFPIFVKHYRKEDCPSEVGSISQQQTHQIINISSFERRDCLKKSEERLSSKSLAIWTCPPKFHLNEKWLVVAGEESQEANNPYNLSYLEQGYDNSQSPVVRTISIEEEEPTHDLTVHVAIVVVALQEQGSLIHANLLVRLLLNLINQRGMATNVVSLNASHAGSAKSIPLTMTKPDIRENKSINYSTSELDLENIKKLISKYGVPYNAGGQISDLVSRYCPTTLQPKLTLSPNVGPSSSMTSHKDINKYCNSLIKQRGEKT, encoded by the exons GTAAAACATTATCGAAAAGAGGATTGCCCATCAGAAGTTGGGAGCATATCTCAACAGCAGACacatcaaatcatcaacatctcATCATTTGAAAGAAGAGATTGCTTGAAGAAGTCAGAAGAGAGACTTTCTTCCAAATCATTGGCTATATGGACATGCCCTCCCAAG TTCCATCTGAATGAGAAATGGCTAGTGGTTGCTGGTGAAGAGAGTCAAGAAGCCAATAA TCCTTACAATTTGTCTTACTTGGAACAAGGTTATGATAATAGTCAAAGTCCAGTAGTCAGAACCATTTctatagaagaagaagaaccaaCTCATGATTTGACAGTTCATGTAGCCATAGTTGTAGTTGCTCTTCAAGAGCAGGGTAGTCTAATTCATGCCAACTTATTGGTTAGGCTTCTCCTCAACCTGATTAATCAACGTGGCATGGCTACCAATGTTGTTTCTCTCAATGCTTCCCATGCAGGATCTGCAAAATCTATACCCTTGACAATGACTAAGCCTGACATTAGAGAGAATAAATCAATAAACTATTCCACTTCAGAGCTTGATCTCGAAAATATCAAGAAACTCATTAGCAAATATGGAGTACCTTACAATGCAGGAGGACAAATTTCTGACTTGGTTTCCAGATATTGTCCTACCACCTTGCAGCCTAAGTTGACTCTTTCACCAAATGTTGGCCCTTCCTCCTCGATGACTAGTCACAAGGATATCAACAAATACTGCAATTCCCTAATCAAGCAACGTGGAGAAAAAACTTAG